The Hemiscyllium ocellatum isolate sHemOce1 chromosome 7, sHemOce1.pat.X.cur, whole genome shotgun sequence genome window below encodes:
- the ssb gene encoding lupus La protein, which translates to MAENGEAQETIPLEKKTYEPMEVAKMAENGEAQETIPLEKKIGEQIEIAKMAANEVAQEITPLEKKICEQIEYYFGDHNLPRDKFLKEQIKLDDGWIPLETMIKFNRLSRLTTDFTVIVEGLQKSKSGLMEISEDKSKIRRSPSKPVPEFEEYKNSVKARSVYVKGFPTSATLDEIKGWFDETGPVENIQMRRTLQRQFKGSVFVVFDSVDSATKFVETPGLKYKDNDMIVLFKESYFAKKAEERKLHKTAKNKKTEKDHAGGDAALDKKSFEEKTGCLLKFAGDLADQTCREDIHEIFSNHGEIQWIDFIRGAKEGNILFKTNAKEALEKATEAHGGKLQLRDKDVTWEIVEGEEEKTILKKILEDQRESLNKRSFKARRGRERGGKGNSGQQRVQFQGKKTKFESEDEDGDEGVEQTTEATATSPKKRTLEETEIVDEPSAKQLKTEDKVADQ; encoded by the exons ATGGCAGAGAATGGAGAAGCTCAAGAAACAATTCCTCTGGAGAAGAAGACCTATGAACCGATGGAA GTTGCTAAAATGGCAGAAAATGGAGAAGCTCAAGAAACCATTCCTCTGGAGAAGAAGATAGGTGAACAGATAGAA ATTGCTAAAATGGCAGCAAATGAAGTAGCTCAAGAAATAACTCCTCTAGAGAAGAAGATATGTGAACAGATTGAA TATTATTTTGGTGATCACAACTTGCCGCGAGATAAATTTCTCAAAGAACAGATAAAGTTGGATGATGGTTGGATACCCCTGGAAACCATGATCAAATTTAACAG GTTAAGCCGTTTAACGACAGATTTCACTGTGATAGTAGAAGGTCTCCAGAAATCAAAAAGTGGACTTATGGAAATAAGTGAAGACAAAAGCAAAATTCGTCGTTCTCCAAGCAAGCCTGTACCTGAGTTTGAAGAATATAAAAACTCTGTGAAAGCTAGATCTGTATATGTT AAAGGCTTTCCCACGAGTGCTACACTTGATGAGATTAAGGGTTGGTTTGATGAAACTGGGCCCGTGGAGAATATACAGATGAGAAGAACACTGCAGAGGCAGTTCAAG ggatcagtgtttgtTGTCTTTGATAGTGTAGATTCGGCCACAAAATTTGTAGAAACCCCAGGGCTGAAATACAAGGACAATGATATGATTGTGCTTTTCAA GGAATCTTACTTTGCAAAGAAAGCTGAAGAAAGGAAACTACATAAGacagcaaaaaacaaaaaaac TGAGAAAGACCATGCAGGTGGTGATGCTGCACTTGACAAA AAATCCTTCGAGGAAAAAACAGGGTGTTTGCTGAAGTTTGCTGGTGACCTTGCTGATCAGACTTGCAGAGAAGATATTCATGAAATTTTCTCCAATCATGGTGAAATACAATGGATAGATTTTATAAGAGGTGCTAAAGAG GGAAATAtcctttttaaaacaaatgcaaaGGAAGCACTTGAAAAGGCAACAGAAGCCCACGGAGGAAAACTGCAATTGAGAGATAAAGATGTCACTTGGGAAATAGTAGAGGGTGAAGAGGAGAAAACAATTCTGAAAAAGATATTGGAAGATCAGAGGGAGTCACTAAACAAGAGAAGCTTCAAAG CTCGAAGGGGTAGAGAAAGAGGTGGTAAGGGGAATTCAGGCCAACAACGGGTGCAATTTCAAGgcaaaaaaacaaaatttgagaGTGAAGATGAAGATGGCGATGAGGGAGTGGAACAAACAACAGAAGCTA CTGCCACCAGTCCAAAGAAGAGAACCCTTGAAGAAACTGAAATTGTAGATGAGCCTTCAGCAAAACAACTGAAAACAGAAGATAAAGTTGCTGATCAGTAG